A window of Mucilaginibacter paludis DSM 18603 contains these coding sequences:
- a CDS encoding MarR family winged helix-turn-helix transcriptional regulator has protein sequence MDTEDSQRVACKLIYLLKRFTDEWLNKQVCCESLADFNHAHLPLFMSIGTTGISNNALAEKLNVTKQATSKVIKELEAINMVRSEKSQADARSVMLFLTSEGEKYYQHVRTQIFHLEEQYKKVVGAKNFEIAIDVMLKLIQFHEQENQKRVTTQ, from the coding sequence ATGGACACAGAAGATTCACAGAGAGTAGCCTGCAAACTCATCTATTTATTAAAACGCTTTACGGATGAATGGCTTAATAAACAGGTGTGTTGCGAGAGTTTAGCTGATTTTAATCATGCACACCTGCCCTTATTTATGAGTATAGGCACTACAGGCATATCCAACAATGCCCTTGCCGAAAAATTAAATGTAACTAAGCAGGCTACCAGTAAAGTGATTAAAGAGCTGGAAGCCATCAACATGGTTAGGAGCGAAAAAAGCCAGGCAGATGCGCGGTCCGTTATGTTGTTTTTAACCAGCGAAGGCGAAAAATATTACCAACATGTACGTACCCAAATCTTTCATTTGGAGGAGCAATACAAAAAGGTGGTGGGTGCTAAAAATTTCGAGATCGCAATTGATGTTATGCTGAAACTCATCCAGTTTCATGAACAGGAAAACCAGAAAAGAGTAACTACTCAATAG
- a CDS encoding IS1096 element passenger TnpR family protein: MAVYRFKVSFEDYDDVIREVDIKSTHTFEDLHKAIHFSTGYKPEYPSSFYISNDQWIKGQEITYLPNQRRIDRGVPLMEKSKLSSFIDDPHQKFYYTFNFDRPFDFHVELIKILNETPGVTYPFIAKSVGEAPKQFGNVFTPTEIPAAAVDDDFDFLNQMELVAEETVDFEEVADPDEVSVKGGDDADDEDDDSFEDEFSDNEGFEDEATDKDDY; encoded by the coding sequence ATGGCAGTTTATAGGTTTAAAGTTTCTTTTGAAGATTATGATGATGTGATCAGGGAGGTTGATATCAAATCAACCCATACTTTTGAAGATCTGCATAAGGCGATACATTTTTCTACCGGTTATAAACCCGAGTATCCATCCTCATTTTATATCAGCAACGATCAATGGATCAAGGGGCAGGAAATTACCTATTTGCCTAATCAACGCAGGATTGACCGTGGTGTGCCCTTGATGGAGAAATCAAAACTAAGCAGCTTTATTGACGATCCGCATCAAAAATTTTACTACACTTTTAACTTCGACCGTCCTTTCGATTTCCATGTGGAGCTGATCAAAATTTTGAATGAAACTCCCGGGGTTACCTATCCGTTTATCGCGAAAAGCGTTGGCGAAGCTCCGAAACAATTCGGCAACGTATTTACACCTACAGAAATACCGGCCGCAGCGGTTGACGACGATTTTGACTTTTTAAACCAGATGGAATTAGTTGCTGAAGAAACGGTTGACTTTGAAGAGGTAGCAGACCCGGATGAAGTTAGCGTTAAAGGGGGTGATGACGCGGATGACGAGGACGACGATAGCTTTGAAGATGAATTTTCGGATAATGAAGGTTTTGAAGACGAAGCAACTGATAAAGACGATTATTAA
- a CDS encoding L-threonylcarbamoyladenylate synthase translates to MLKDEVNAALKVLQDGGIILYPTDTIWGIGCDAGNPEAVKKIYALKQRDEAKSMIVLVDSENKLESYISQVADVAYDLIEYAENPLTLVMPGAKNLAPNLIAADGSVGIRVTKHPFCQQLIQRLRKPLVSTSANISGQPSPKNFNSISADIIDGVDYVVNLEQHDLSEKRPSTIMRIEPDGRFEFIRK, encoded by the coding sequence ATGCTTAAAGATGAAGTGAACGCGGCCCTGAAGGTGCTGCAGGATGGTGGTATTATACTTTACCCAACCGATACCATTTGGGGTATAGGCTGCGACGCCGGCAACCCCGAAGCGGTAAAGAAAATATACGCGCTTAAACAACGCGACGAAGCCAAAAGCATGATTGTGCTGGTGGATAGCGAAAACAAACTGGAAAGCTATATTAGCCAGGTAGCGGATGTAGCCTACGATTTGATTGAATATGCCGAAAATCCACTAACACTGGTAATGCCCGGCGCCAAAAATTTAGCACCCAACTTAATAGCAGCCGACGGCAGCGTAGGCATCCGGGTAACCAAACACCCGTTTTGCCAGCAACTGATACAGCGCCTGCGCAAGCCACTGGTATCAACATCGGCCAATATCAGCGGGCAGCCGTCTCCTAAAAACTTCAACAGCATCTCTGCCGATATTATTGATGGTGTTGACTATGTAGTGAACCTGGAACAACACGATCTGTCGGAGAAAAGGCCCTCCACCATCATGCGGATAGAACCTGATGGCCGCTTCGAGTTTATAAGAAAGTGA
- the porK gene encoding T9SS ring complex lipoprotein PorK/GldK, whose translation MSTNYNKIAIVLGSAALFFACKSSKVYEVPTAVRPYAGKTIAAPPGMVYVPSGTIFEKSTIKDSINTDTTSRRVSLSAFFIDETEVSNKQYRKFVDWVADSVAVSTYFKNDPKYFYNAKVKSKAKVASGGKGADSTARRINWSKIDINSKVPFWQTNSEKLGPMVSMSNGRKVLNKDLVKFAFTHVQAGGPNAGKSVTDTIKVMPDNNVWTEDFPNSQSDFLVNNYFTIKGFDNYPVVGVTWKQARAYAYWRGIVSGSQEKSIVDMGLTFGLPTEAQWEYAASGGERNTESGIGNNAKDVNVVPSYINKKSKKVLPIANFKQGEGDYTRDGAIQTVPVKSYSPNVFGLYNMEGNVAEWALDAYSPSAFEFVEDRDPVLLLDASDDDADVMKRKVVRGGSWKDNASDLNTATRNYEVQDLAHSYIGFRCAMAAPSVITEQIGTRKFKAPKKNKKAATVTATGN comes from the coding sequence ATGAGTACAAATTATAACAAAATAGCTATCGTATTAGGATCAGCGGCTCTGTTTTTCGCTTGCAAGAGTTCTAAAGTATACGAGGTACCCACAGCAGTTAGGCCATACGCAGGCAAAACAATTGCCGCGCCTCCGGGTATGGTGTATGTACCCTCAGGTACGATCTTTGAAAAAAGCACTATTAAAGATTCTATTAACACCGATACTACCTCGCGCCGCGTTAGTCTGAGCGCTTTTTTTATAGATGAAACTGAGGTAAGCAATAAACAATACCGCAAATTTGTTGATTGGGTAGCAGATTCTGTTGCAGTATCAACCTATTTCAAAAACGATCCCAAATACTTTTACAATGCTAAAGTAAAAAGCAAAGCCAAAGTTGCCAGCGGTGGTAAGGGTGCCGATTCAACAGCACGCAGAATTAATTGGTCTAAAATAGACATCAATTCTAAAGTTCCTTTCTGGCAAACTAATAGCGAAAAACTTGGCCCTATGGTAAGTATGAGCAACGGACGCAAAGTGCTGAATAAAGATCTGGTTAAGTTTGCGTTTACCCATGTACAAGCAGGCGGACCTAACGCCGGTAAAAGCGTAACCGACACCATCAAAGTTATGCCTGATAATAATGTTTGGACAGAAGATTTCCCTAACTCGCAATCAGACTTTTTAGTTAATAATTACTTTACAATTAAGGGTTTTGATAATTACCCGGTTGTTGGTGTTACCTGGAAACAGGCAAGGGCTTACGCCTACTGGAGAGGTATTGTTTCGGGCTCACAGGAGAAAAGCATCGTTGATATGGGCTTAACTTTTGGCCTTCCTACAGAAGCACAATGGGAATATGCAGCATCAGGAGGTGAAAGAAACACAGAAAGCGGCATTGGCAACAATGCCAAAGATGTAAACGTAGTGCCATCTTATATTAACAAAAAAAGCAAAAAGGTTTTGCCTATTGCTAATTTCAAACAAGGCGAAGGGGACTATACCAGAGACGGTGCTATCCAAACTGTTCCTGTAAAATCATACTCTCCTAATGTATTTGGCCTTTATAACATGGAAGGTAACGTTGCAGAGTGGGCGTTGGATGCTTATAGCCCATCAGCATTTGAATTTGTAGAAGATCGTGATCCTGTTTTATTATTAGATGCTTCTGATGACGATGCTGACGTAATGAAACGCAAAGTAGTTAGAGGTGGTTCATGGAAAGATAACGCCAGCGATTTGAATACTGCTACGCGGAATTATGAAGTACAGGATTTAGCCCACTCTTATATCGGCTTCAGATGCGCTATGGCCGCACCGAGTGTGATTACTGAACAAATAGGAACAAGGAAATTCAAGGCTCCTAAAAAGAATAAAAAAGCTGCAACTGTTACAGCAACCGGAAACTAA
- the miaA gene encoding tRNA (adenosine(37)-N6)-dimethylallyltransferase MiaA has protein sequence MTAIPQTPSHPKPKTLIVIAGPTAVGKTELAIKLAQHFNTEIISADSRQFFREMSIGTAKPSVEELAQAKHHLINSHSINDNFNVGDFEKQGLEVLDQIFADHDVALLAGGSGLYIKAICEGFDELPSVKPETRERLNAEYALNGIVALQEKLKLADLQYYHEVDINNPQRIIRALEVIESTGKPFSSYRTASTKQRPFHIIKIGLNLPRELLYQRINLRVDAMMEQGLLTEVTGLLPYRHLNALNTVGYKEIFEYLDGTTDLPAAISMIKQNTRHFAKRQLTWFNKDKGLNWFQPDQVDAILSFIQQTAI, from the coding sequence ATGACGGCTATCCCGCAAACCCCATCTCATCCCAAACCAAAAACCCTGATTGTTATTGCGGGCCCTACGGCTGTGGGAAAAACCGAGCTGGCCATTAAATTAGCGCAACATTTTAACACTGAGATTATTTCGGCAGATTCAAGACAATTCTTCCGAGAGATGTCTATCGGTACGGCCAAACCCAGCGTAGAGGAATTGGCACAGGCAAAACATCATTTGATCAACTCGCACTCCATCAACGATAATTTTAATGTGGGCGATTTTGAAAAACAGGGTCTGGAAGTACTGGATCAAATATTTGCTGATCATGATGTTGCCCTGCTCGCTGGCGGATCGGGCCTGTATATCAAAGCTATTTGCGAAGGTTTTGATGAGTTACCCAGTGTTAAACCGGAAACCAGAGAACGTTTAAATGCCGAATATGCCTTAAACGGCATCGTAGCCCTCCAGGAAAAACTAAAACTGGCCGATTTACAATATTACCACGAGGTTGATATTAACAACCCGCAACGCATCATCAGGGCGCTTGAAGTAATCGAAAGCACAGGCAAACCCTTCTCATCCTACCGGACGGCAAGCACTAAACAACGCCCTTTCCATATCATTAAAATAGGCCTTAATTTACCACGCGAGCTGCTATACCAACGCATAAACCTGCGTGTTGATGCCATGATGGAACAAGGCTTATTAACTGAGGTAACCGGGCTGTTGCCTTATCGCCACCTTAACGCGTTAAACACAGTTGGGTATAAAGAAATATTTGAATACCTGGATGGTACAACCGATTTGCCTGCCGCAATTTCGATGATTAAACAAAACACTCGTCATTTTGCAAAACGGCAACTAACCTGGTTTAATAAGGATAAAGGCCTAAACTGGTTTCAACCCGACCAGGTGGATGCAATCCTCAGTTTTATCCAACAAACGGCAATTTGA
- a CDS encoding DUF481 domain-containing protein gives MKFVFILLLSLGFRSSYAQYNDSTHYHMVLSSSGSINKTNDGTAYLLNNALNLGIKKKDVVLNATNTWVYGQQNNVLTNNDFSSALFLNLYKTFPHFYYWGLLNYNTSYSLKINNQLLAGLGIAYSLIDKKDAYVNLSDGVLFDQSDLLVNDIYHTYRNSLRLQFHFAWADIATLDGSNFLQSSFSNQHDYIIRTTTSLGLKLRKWISLTTTLNYNKMNITSSNNLTFTYGLTLDKYF, from the coding sequence ATGAAGTTTGTTTTTATTTTACTGCTCTCGTTGGGCTTCCGCAGTTCTTACGCGCAATATAATGACAGCACACATTATCATATGGTGCTATCATCATCGGGCTCTATTAACAAAACTAACGACGGCACCGCTTATCTGCTCAACAATGCTCTCAATTTGGGTATCAAAAAAAAGGATGTGGTATTAAACGCTACCAATACTTGGGTATACGGCCAACAAAACAATGTTCTTACCAATAACGATTTCTCATCGGCACTATTTCTCAATCTTTATAAAACCTTTCCTCATTTTTACTATTGGGGATTGTTGAATTACAATACCAGCTACTCCCTTAAAATCAATAACCAGTTGCTGGCCGGTTTGGGTATTGCCTACAGCTTAATTGACAAGAAAGACGCTTACGTGAACCTGAGCGACGGTGTTTTATTTGACCAGAGTGACTTGTTGGTGAATGACATTTACCATACCTATAGAAATTCATTGAGGCTGCAATTTCATTTCGCATGGGCCGATATTGCTACCTTGGATGGCAGCAATTTCCTTCAGAGTTCGTTCTCTAACCAACACGACTATATCATCCGCACCACCACTTCACTTGGCCTAAAATTACGCAAATGGATCAGCCTGACAACTACACTCAATTATAACAAGATGAATATTACCAGTAGCAATAACCTGACTTTTACATACGGCTTAACATTGGATAAATATTTCTGA
- a CDS encoding IS4 family transposase, whose translation MSSELFEPTVLDGLARKTEAIQRKRKVGGKELLDMALFDGDQSFNGMSMQLMRRDGLDISKQALHQRHHSNMTKFVQAVFEQLIAVELPQEQTQGLEIRIKDSTRFALPEVIAETFPGTKGSGMKAGASVQFEFEIKSGKSDIKVTPANANDQGESHLDKASIQPGVLYMRDLGYTHLSYMNNINKVKAFFINKLCPKTTIYLLKDDQYQKLELSKLQGITGVFDQQVYIGADKMPVRIIIEPVSEELKARRIANTEKYNKKKGSTTSKGFKERAGFNFIVTNLVSEKYSAELIQKLYHLRWQIELVFKAWKSFLKIHTFPKGSSDRITSILYSKLIWAVLSWKICMAIGKIGQISVLKVHRLIASTKEELRAQLLGICSKWLALLEKLNLKHLSKEHRKHRLKIEEIVISI comes from the coding sequence ATGAGTTCGGAACTATTTGAACCAACGGTGTTAGATGGCCTGGCCCGTAAAACAGAGGCTATACAACGCAAACGAAAAGTGGGAGGCAAGGAACTATTGGATATGGCGTTATTTGATGGAGATCAATCGTTTAACGGCATGAGTATGCAGTTAATGCGGAGGGATGGGCTTGATATTTCGAAGCAGGCATTGCATCAAAGACATCACAGCAATATGACAAAATTTGTACAAGCCGTTTTTGAGCAATTAATAGCAGTTGAGTTACCGCAAGAACAAACACAAGGGTTGGAGATCCGTATCAAAGATTCCACCCGTTTCGCGTTGCCGGAAGTTATTGCAGAGACATTCCCCGGAACAAAAGGAAGTGGGATGAAAGCGGGAGCATCTGTACAATTTGAATTTGAAATCAAAAGTGGTAAAAGCGATATCAAAGTAACTCCGGCCAACGCAAATGACCAGGGTGAGAGTCATCTGGACAAGGCATCAATTCAGCCGGGGGTATTATATATGAGAGATCTGGGTTACACTCACTTGAGTTATATGAACAATATTAACAAAGTCAAAGCTTTCTTTATTAATAAATTATGTCCGAAAACAACGATTTACCTATTAAAGGACGACCAATACCAAAAGTTAGAGTTGTCGAAACTACAAGGCATAACCGGCGTATTTGATCAACAGGTATATATCGGAGCTGATAAAATGCCGGTAAGGATAATAATAGAACCGGTAAGTGAAGAGCTCAAGGCAAGGCGGATAGCCAATACTGAAAAGTACAATAAGAAGAAAGGCAGTACCACCAGTAAGGGATTCAAAGAGCGGGCAGGGTTTAACTTTATTGTTACCAACCTGGTGAGCGAAAAATATAGCGCTGAATTGATCCAAAAGTTATATCACCTGCGATGGCAGATAGAATTGGTTTTTAAAGCATGGAAGTCGTTTTTAAAGATACACACGTTCCCCAAAGGAAGTTCGGATCGTATAACCAGTATATTATACAGTAAGTTGATCTGGGCAGTTTTGAGTTGGAAAATATGCATGGCTATCGGTAAGATAGGTCAAATTAGTGTTTTAAAGGTGCATCGACTAATCGCTTCTACGAAAGAAGAATTGCGAGCGCAGCTTTTAGGGATATGCTCAAAGTGGTTAGCTCTGTTGGAGAAATTAAACTTAAAGCACCTTTCAAAAGAGCACAGAAAACATAGGTTAAAAATAGAAGAAATTGTAATAAGTATTTGA
- a CDS encoding DUF5686 and carboxypeptidase-like regulatory domain-containing protein, with protein MKNIFHSIYHQLALSTFVLLFSAVSVVAQSTKVKGTVTDTRTKEPLPYVTVVFAGSTQGVSTDAQGKFSISTTGNFTQIKVSFVGYKTALKTVEPGKEQTINIMLTEDTHMLNEVVLKGNKKTKYRNKGNPAVELIRKVIAHKDQNRVESYDYTEYRQYERMNFYLSNLSEKFKNKRIFKNYQFLFQQQDSAAIGGKNLLPIYMEEKLSDNYYRKVPFAKKQVIEANKQVKYDENFVDNQGLSVYFNRMYQDIDIYDNNISILSNQLLSPIADHAPDFYKFFITDTLKDQSPQLIELSFTPRNTNDLLFEGKLYVTMDGNYAVENARLTANKNINLNFVRQLQATLEFEKNPDGKYHLSQSDLKMDFGLNKNKGGGIYGERKVILNNFVVNTPQPKQTYDGPEQVIASNSENKDDQYWKVRRPDTLAIAQASIYKNMDSLQTIPSFKRTMNLVTLFVAGYKNFGPFEMGPVNTFYSFNPVEGFRARLGGRTTTALSKRYYFETYGAYGTKDQRAKYFLSSTYSLNNKSIYSFPQNYVRASFQHDTKIPGQELQFVQEDNFLLSFKRGENDMWLYNNIFRLDYVHEFSSHFSYNVGLKKWDQSPAGALYFKDLVKNRLTNVNLVQTTELSFELRYAPHEKFYQGKLYRIPIIDRYPIFTLRYNQGIKNLLGGDYNYQNITGNITKRFYLSQLGFTDVSAEGSYIFGKLPFPLMDIHHANQTYSLQLQSYNLMNFQEFVSDHYASINIDHNFNGFLFNKLPLIKKLKLREMIDFKGLWGGVRSQNNPANDPSLLRFPINGQGVPTTYTLNNGPYMEGSVGIGNIFKLIRIDLVKRFSYLDHPDAPEWGIRTLVKFDF; from the coding sequence ATGAAAAACATTTTCCACTCCATATATCATCAGCTTGCTTTATCAACCTTCGTTTTACTTTTTTCCGCAGTATCCGTTGTGGCACAAAGTACAAAAGTAAAAGGGACCGTAACCGATACCCGAACCAAAGAACCCCTACCCTACGTAACCGTAGTTTTTGCTGGCAGCACACAAGGGGTTAGTACCGATGCACAAGGTAAGTTCAGCATAAGCACTACCGGTAATTTCACGCAGATCAAGGTATCGTTTGTAGGTTATAAAACTGCCCTCAAAACAGTTGAACCAGGAAAGGAGCAAACTATCAATATCATGCTCACCGAAGATACCCATATGCTAAATGAAGTGGTTTTAAAAGGCAATAAAAAAACCAAATACCGTAATAAAGGTAACCCGGCAGTTGAACTCATCCGTAAAGTTATTGCCCATAAGGACCAGAACAGGGTTGAAAGCTATGACTACACTGAGTACAGACAATATGAGCGGATGAATTTTTATCTGAGCAATCTTTCAGAAAAATTTAAAAACAAACGCATTTTTAAAAATTATCAGTTTTTATTCCAACAGCAAGACTCAGCCGCTATCGGCGGCAAAAATTTGCTGCCTATTTATATGGAAGAAAAGCTTTCGGATAATTATTACCGCAAAGTGCCATTCGCTAAAAAGCAAGTGATAGAGGCTAATAAACAGGTTAAGTATGACGAGAACTTTGTAGATAACCAGGGCTTATCAGTTTACTTTAACCGGATGTACCAGGATATTGATATTTACGATAACAATATTTCGATACTGAGCAATCAACTGCTGAGTCCGATTGCCGACCATGCCCCCGATTTTTATAAATTTTTTATTACTGATACACTTAAAGATCAATCGCCACAACTGATTGAGCTTAGCTTTACCCCGCGTAACACCAACGATTTACTATTTGAAGGCAAGCTATATGTTACCATGGATGGTAATTACGCTGTTGAAAATGCAAGGCTTACCGCTAATAAAAACATCAACCTTAACTTTGTTCGCCAGCTACAGGCTACACTTGAATTTGAAAAAAATCCGGACGGAAAATACCACCTGAGCCAGAGTGATTTAAAAATGGATTTCGGCCTCAATAAAAACAAAGGAGGCGGTATTTACGGCGAGCGTAAAGTGATATTGAACAATTTTGTGGTAAATACCCCCCAGCCAAAACAAACCTACGATGGCCCCGAGCAGGTGATAGCGAGCAACTCGGAAAACAAGGATGACCAATACTGGAAGGTAAGACGCCCCGATACCCTTGCCATAGCACAAGCCAGCATTTATAAAAACATGGATAGCCTGCAAACCATTCCGTCGTTTAAGCGCACCATGAATCTGGTTACCTTATTTGTAGCGGGGTACAAAAACTTTGGCCCGTTTGAAATGGGGCCGGTAAATACCTTTTACAGTTTTAACCCGGTTGAAGGCTTCCGCGCACGTTTAGGCGGGCGTACTACAACTGCACTCAGCAAACGTTATTACTTTGAAACCTATGGCGCCTATGGCACCAAAGACCAAAGGGCCAAATATTTTTTGAGTAGTACTTACTCGTTAAACAATAAATCTATTTATTCGTTCCCACAAAATTATGTACGTGCCAGTTTTCAGCACGACACCAAAATTCCGGGTCAGGAATTACAATTTGTTCAGGAAGATAATTTCCTACTGTCTTTCAAACGGGGAGAAAACGATATGTGGCTCTATAACAATATTTTCCGGTTGGATTATGTACACGAATTCAGTAGTCATTTTTCCTACAATGTGGGTTTAAAAAAATGGGACCAAAGTCCGGCTGGCGCCTTATATTTCAAAGATTTGGTTAAAAACCGGTTAACCAACGTAAACCTCGTACAAACTACCGAGCTATCCTTTGAACTGCGCTATGCGCCGCACGAAAAATTTTACCAGGGCAAACTATACCGAATACCCATCATTGACCGCTACCCAATTTTCACTTTGCGCTATAACCAGGGCATCAAAAACCTTTTAGGCGGCGATTATAATTACCAAAACATCACCGGTAACATCACCAAGCGCTTTTATTTATCACAATTGGGCTTTACTGATGTAAGCGCCGAGGGCAGCTACATATTTGGCAAACTGCCATTCCCGTTAATGGATATCCACCACGCCAACCAAACTTACTCGCTGCAATTGCAATCATACAACCTGATGAATTTTCAGGAGTTTGTGAGCGACCATTACGCCAGCATCAATATCGATCATAATTTTAACGGCTTTCTGTTTAATAAACTCCCCCTGATCAAGAAATTAAAACTACGCGAGATGATAGACTTTAAAGGTTTATGGGGAGGCGTAAGGAGCCAGAATAATCCGGCTAACGATCCCTCTTTGCTGCGTTTCCCTATTAACGGACAAGGCGTACCTACCACATATACCTTAAATAATGGCCCCTATATGGAGGGGAGCGTTGGTATTGGCAACATTTTTAAACTAATCAGGATTGACCTGGTTAAAAGATTCTCATACCTTGACCATCCAGACGCGCCTGAATGGGGCATCAGGACATTGGTAAAATTTGATTTTTAA
- a CDS encoding DUF4268 domain-containing protein → MYSKDEASQLKQSFWTTFGQYISPQPSADGLKISWINYKTGIKHLHFKMQVDNRSASIAIEISHPDIEIQELIFDQFKAFNRVFEGILNETWDWQLHVLDEHHKTISRIYKTLPGVSVFKKDDWPLLISFFKPRIIALDEFWSDAQYSFDLFK, encoded by the coding sequence GTGTATTCTAAAGACGAAGCTTCGCAGTTAAAACAATCCTTCTGGACCACTTTCGGGCAATATATTTCTCCGCAGCCCTCGGCTGATGGTTTGAAAATAAGCTGGATCAACTACAAAACGGGTATCAAGCACTTACATTTTAAGATGCAGGTGGATAACCGTTCGGCTTCTATAGCTATCGAAATTTCGCATCCGGATATAGAGATCCAGGAACTTATCTTTGATCAGTTTAAAGCCTTTAACAGGGTTTTTGAGGGTATACTTAACGAGACATGGGACTGGCAATTACATGTGTTAGACGAACATCATAAAACCATAAGCCGGATATATAAAACGCTGCCAGGCGTAAGCGTTTTTAAAAAGGATGACTGGCCGTTACTTATTTCGTTTTTTAAGCCTCGTATCATCGCGCTTGATGAATTCTGGAGTGATGCCCAATATAGTTTTGACCTGTTTAAATGA
- a CDS encoding CCA tRNA nucleotidyltransferase, with the protein MKQHLQHPIFNIISSAAQKMEVDAYVIGGFVRDLYLNRPSKDIDIVVVGNGIAFAEQVAAKLRVPLSVFKNFGTAMLKYQDMEIEFVGARKESYRSESRKPIVENGTLEDDQKRRDFTINALAIALHPKQFGQLIDPFGGITDLQNKLIRTPLDPVETFSDDPLRIMRAVRFASQLNFQIDESALAAISTTASRISIVSQERITDELNKIILSPIPSIGFKHLFNTGLLKAIFPQMVDLYGVDIIKGKGHKDNFYHTLEVLDHIAETTNDLWLRWAAILHDIAKPATKRFEEGHGWTFHGHEDKGARMVPKIFAQLKLPLNEKMKLVQKLVQLHLRPIVLAQDIITDSAVRRLLFEAGDDIESLMLLCKADITTKNEYKIKKYRQNFERVQEKLKQVEERDKIRNWQPPVSGLDIMELFGIREGREVGIIKQKIREAILDGEISNSRETAINYAIEKGLEIGLKVVANRKSE; encoded by the coding sequence ATGAAACAACATCTGCAGCATCCCATCTTTAACATCATATCATCGGCAGCCCAAAAAATGGAAGTTGATGCTTATGTTATTGGTGGCTTTGTTCGTGATTTGTACTTGAACCGACCGTCAAAAGATATCGATATTGTGGTAGTAGGTAACGGAATTGCTTTTGCCGAACAGGTTGCCGCTAAGTTAAGGGTACCGCTTTCGGTATTTAAAAACTTTGGTACCGCCATGCTCAAATACCAGGACATGGAAATTGAGTTTGTAGGTGCGCGTAAGGAGTCGTACCGGTCGGAATCGCGCAAGCCGATTGTGGAGAACGGCACCCTGGAGGACGACCAGAAGCGGAGAGATTTTACCATTAACGCTTTAGCCATTGCCCTGCACCCTAAGCAGTTTGGCCAGCTCATCGATCCCTTCGGTGGTATAACCGACCTGCAAAATAAACTGATCCGGACGCCGCTGGATCCTGTGGAGACCTTTTCGGACGACCCACTGAGAATTATGAGAGCGGTACGTTTTGCTTCGCAACTCAATTTCCAGATCGACGAAAGCGCCTTAGCCGCCATTAGTACAACGGCCAGCCGCATCAGCATCGTTTCGCAGGAGAGGATAACCGACGAACTGAACAAGATCATCCTCTCGCCCATACCATCCATAGGATTTAAGCACCTGTTTAATACAGGCCTGCTCAAAGCTATCTTCCCGCAAATGGTTGATTTGTACGGTGTGGATATTATTAAAGGCAAGGGCCACAAGGATAATTTTTACCATACCCTGGAAGTTTTAGACCATATTGCCGAAACCACCAACGACCTGTGGCTGCGCTGGGCCGCTATTTTACACGATATAGCCAAGCCCGCCACCAAACGCTTTGAGGAAGGGCATGGATGGACGTTTCATGGCCACGAGGATAAAGGCGCACGGATGGTGCCTAAAATATTTGCGCAGCTTAAACTACCGCTTAACGAAAAAATGAAGCTGGTACAAAAACTGGTACAACTACATTTACGCCCTATTGTACTGGCGCAGGATATTATTACAGACTCGGCCGTAAGGCGCTTGCTGTTTGAGGCAGGCGATGATATTGAAAGCCTGATGTTGTTGTGCAAAGCAGACATAACTACCAAAAACGAATACAAAATAAAAAAATACCGCCAGAATTTTGAGCGGGTGCAAGAAAAATTAAAGCAAGTTGAAGAACGCGACAAGATAAGGAATTGGCAGCCGCCGGTTAGCGGGCTTGATATTATGGAACTTTTTGGCATCAGGGAGGGCCGCGAGGTGGGTATAATTAAACAAAAGATCCGCGAAGCGATTTTGGATGGCGAAATTTCAAACTCGCGCGAAACGGCAATTAATTACGCAATTGAAAAAGGCCTCGAAATTGGCTTAAAAGTTGTGGCAAACAGAAAATCAGAATAA